AAGCACCTCAGCCCCGATGATACTCTTTGGGGAAAGTAGGACAGTGCCGGGTTTTCAAGTTAAAAACAAAAAATCGTCCGAGATTGCTTCGGGCGATTTTTTAATCTTGAAAATATTCCGCGATTCGGGTAATCTTATTTGTAAGCGAGCGGGATTCCGCCAAGGTGGGGACGAGCGAAACAAACACAGAGTATTTTAAAGCATTATAAAATATATGAACCAAGTAGTTATTCTGGCGGCAGGAAAGGGCAAAAGAATGGGAGTTGGTTTGCCAAAAGTTTTGCGCGAGGTCGGAGGGAAAACGATGATCCAAAGAGTGGTTGGATCTGTTCTGGAGTCGGGCGTGACAAAAAGGCCAATGGTTATTATTGGGTACGGCACGGAAATTATTAAAAAATATTTGGGAACAAGCTGCAGTTACGTTTTGCAGGCGGAGCAATTAGGGACAGCCCACGCCGTTTCTTGCGCGGAGAATTATTTGACTGGCGTAGATAATATTGTCGTCGTGAATGGTGATACGCCATTTTTGCGTTCGGAAACTTTAGCAAAACTTGTCGCAACGCATGAAAAAAATCAGGCGGTGCTTACCCTCGTTACTCTTCGTCTTCCCGATTTTGGCGAATGGCGGGAAAATTTTTATGATTTCGGCCGAATAGTTAGAGATTCTTCGGGAAAAGTTACGGCGATTGTGGAAAAAAAAGATGCGACAGAAGAACAATTAAAGATTACCGAAGTTAATCCATCATTTTTCTGTTTTAGGGCGAGTTGGCTTTGGGAAAATTTATCAAAAATTAATTGTGACAATGCGCAAGGAGAATTTTATATCACCGATCTCGTGAAGATGGCGATTTTGGAAAATCAAAAAATAGAAACTTTGGTGACTGACGAT
The sequence above is drawn from the Patescibacteria group bacterium genome and encodes:
- a CDS encoding NTP transferase domain-containing protein encodes the protein MNQVVILAAGKGKRMGVGLPKVLREVGGKTMIQRVVGSVLESGVTKRPMVIIGYGTEIIKKYLGTSCSYVLQAEQLGTAHAVSCAENYLTGVDNIVVVNGDTPFLRSETLAKLVATHEKNQAVLTLVTLRLPDFGEWRENFYDFGRIVRDSSGKVTAIVEKKDATEEQLKITEVNPSFFCFRASWLWENLSKINCDNAQGEFYITDLVKMAILENQKIETLVTDDPTEAVGVNTPEQLGLAQSLIEK